ATGACTTCCACTCTTTTCAATATTTCTCTAATATTCGGCAGAATTTTTTGCCCTATTTCTGTAAGTGTTATTCCTTTTTTTCGATCACGAATTAATAAAGAAACTCCCCATTCAGATTCTAAACTCGCAACTGCATGACTCACGGCTGATTGAGTCATATTTAATGTTTCAGCAGTTTCTGTAAAACTTCCTAGCTCGACTACTTTTGCAATGATTTCGTAGCGCACAATAGTCATGAGTAATTACTCATCTCCTTTATTAAAAACATCAATTTTACTTATATTAACATGGGACCTAAAATAAAAACAGCAGTTCAAATATAAGGAGATGTACAAATTGAAAAATAATATAAATCAACTAATCATCATACTTTTAGCTTTAGGAGCTTTTGTAACAGGAACAGCAGAGTTTGTTGTTTCTGGAATTTTAGAACTGATTTCTTTTGAATTAGATGTTTCAATTTCAATAGCTGGCCAGTTGATTACGATTTATTCTTTATCTTATGCCATTGGAGCTTTGATTTTGGTCATACTAACGTCTAAATTGGACCGTAAAAAAGTGCTTTTATATGCTATCTCTATATTTATTCTAGGAAATCTAGTTGCATTTTTTAGCTATAATTTTGTCTTTCTTATGTTATCCAGAGTCATTATGGCGATGAGTGGAGGATTATACATTGTTGTTGCCACCAATTATGCTGCGCAAATTGCAGTTCCAGAAAAAAGAGGTAGTGCTATGGCAACAGTCATTACTGGTTTCACTGTTTCATTAGTACTTGGAGTGCCTATCGGTACATTTTTAGCTGGACATTTTGATTGGCACTATATTTTCTTAATCATTGCGTTTGGCACAGTTTTTTTATTGATAGGACTATACAAATTATTACCATATATAGAAGGAAACCAACCGCTGCCATTTAAACAACAGTTGCAAATAATTAAAGATAAACGAGTCCTTACAGGTTTAATGACAACGATCTTTTGGATTTTAGGATATACTATGGTGTTTGCCTACATTGCTCCATTATTAAGTCATACTGCTGGCTTTTCTATTGAAATGACAAGTATCGCTTTATTTGTTTTAGGCACTTTTGCTTTTATTGGTTCACGCTTTGGAGGATATGCGGTAGACAGATGGGGACCTAATCGAACAATATCATTAAGTTTATGTGTTCATATCATCTCTTTATTTGTACTAGCATTT
This genomic stretch from Lysinibacillus pakistanensis harbors:
- a CDS encoding MFS transporter, translating into MYKLKNNINQLIIILLALGAFVTGTAEFVVSGILELISFELDVSISIAGQLITIYSLSYAIGALILVILTSKLDRKKVLLYAISIFILGNLVAFFSYNFVFLMLSRVIMAMSGGLYIVVATNYAAQIAVPEKRGSAMATVITGFTVSLVLGVPIGTFLAGHFDWHYIFLIIAFGTVFLLIGLYKLLPYIEGNQPLPFKQQLQIIKDKRVLTGLMTTIFWILGYTMVFAYIAPLLSHTAGFSIEMTSIALFVLGTFAFIGSRFGGYAVDRWGPNRTISLSLCVHIISLFVLAFTQYRAVGVFVTLAFWGVATWTTTPAKQFYLISLKPQSSETVLSFNTALMNVGMMLGSALGGIIIQYTNIENLSWIGGLFVILALIFIRCSFYLNKKVMNHHRL